caaacgaatactgcagctaaatactgtgtgtgtgtgtgtgtgtgtgttggcgTGCATGTGCTTACGTGTGGACTTATACAATAAGCATGAGTTTGTGAACACAATAATTGCCgtaatttttgaaatatccaAACTAAACTACTTGGTGCAAAAACACTACTTGCACAAAGCTCAGAAGAGTTTGTTAGTCCAgtcttaactaataaaaatgttctaaatggtAGCCATTCACATTCAAACAAAACTTCTAACTTGATTAATTCTTTACATAGACCCAAAGCAATACTGTTTTATTGCCAGTAATTATAAACAGcttttattcttttattcttttctaaaaattttaactttttaagatGGTAGTAATTCACTTCTGCACCAAATTTTTATCTGAggtatttcataacataaatcaaaatttaaattgttcttaaaattgtcaagcaatttcaattaaaatgtattcttacttatttttcaataactcttaaggtttcaagatggtggtcatttaaagttataaaagctTAGAACTGAtccattataagtaaaatatatttacaaacataatttctgattaattttaactaaatcaagTGATGATAGAAAGCAATAATTGGTTAACATGTTTGGTCAACATACACAacttcattaattgttttttcagcaAAGAAGAAAGGCCCTATTACGCGATTTTTGTGGCCCCATcacaccaaacattaactttAGGCGAATCACGTTGTTTCCTAACAATTACATATGGATTTCGAGAGCCCCCACATTCGTGAATTGTGTCTATTAACACATCCATTCATATGGAAAGTAGCTTCatctataaacattatataatctACAAATGATTCGTTTTCACTTATTCTGTCCAACACTTCAACAGTGAAATTGTAATGGTTTACACAATCATTGGGTTTCAATTCCTGCAGTATCTGGATTATataagtgtaatttaattttttatatgaactgTTGTTTTTGAAATACCTAATTCAACGCTTTGATGAGAGATGGACTTCCCAGAACTTCTAATTGCTAAATGTTTAATTAGTTCAACCATTCCGTCTGGTATACCTGGTCTGCCAGTTGATTTCCATTTTTTAACTGATCCAGTTTCTTCGAATGGCTTAAAccaacatattatgttatttttgtgtggTGGATCTCTTCCAAATTCACATCGGAATGCACATTGAACTAAAATTACGGATTTTAATTCAGCCAACAATAAAACACACTTTGCTTTAACTTTATCCGAGAACATAGTAACTCACTAAACTCACCGCAACAACAATACAAGAACTGATTTTGAGTTATATCAGCTCAGAAACAAACTTTTGGGTTAGACGCTTTCAGAGATACCAATATGACATCTATAAATTTTCCTACTACCTTCCTACGAATTAATGAAACTgcaccattcttttatgataaccctgtatTAAGTCTGTAAATAACTCCTTTTGAAACAACACATCTCCCAATGTATCCTTAAAAATGTATCATAGTGTTGAAAGTAATGAAAAAGGTACAATATGTCTATATCAGATACTTACTTTGAAGTGCAGAAATTGATTTTAGACATAAGAAGTCTGAGTTATATTTCTCATAGTAATTTTGGTAGGAAAAAATTTGGTAAGCATTAAAAAATCAACTaggtatttttacaaaatattgaacagttggaaaaaaaaataaacaagtaatatatatatatatatatatatatatatatatatatatatatatatgtgtgtgtgtgtgtgtgtgtgtgtgtgtgtgtgtgtgtgtgtgtgtgcgcgtgcgtgtgtgtgtttgttcaagttcaaagttcaaaaactctttattcaattaattacatataataaaaataaacaagttggtgtgtgtgtgtgtgtgtgtgtgtgtgtgtgtgtgtgtgtgtgtgtgtgtgtgtgtgtgtgtgtgtgtgttacagcAAAACCTTATTGACAAAATTGAGCACAATGTCAATATTTCTTCTTGACTCAATGGTTATATAGTGATAAAACAGCAATTGTGAACACCTGAAGTTCTATAAGGAAAGATATGCAGACCAGTATTAATTAGAAAGAAGCTTACTTTGAACTCCAAAGAACTATCTTTTGAGGGTTTACACATATTCATAAACACCCTTACTCCAGAGTATTCTATATGACACtggtataaaatgtatatactgaGCAGTAACTAACCATGAGTGGTTCTGGTACATGCACTGTGTGTAACGTATACAAGCTCATTATTCCAGCTCTTTAACCTGTTTaacttcttattttttaattcttttgtaattaGAATTATCATCTTTACTCAATATCTATACATTTTACCAAAAAGATCCAGTTATTTGTAACAATCCTGATtcataaaaatcacagttttatgCAATGTAacagttagaaataaataatgcCTTAACATGTATTTAGCCACACAAGGTATAAGGCTGCTGAATTGGGATAATTCACCAGAGGACGACATGACAGTGTCATCGTCGAATCCCGACGACTCTCCCCCTCCTAGAGAAGCAATGCCGGCAACAAATGATCCAGAAATTCTGAGGTTATACCAGATCATTGAGTTTGTAAGAGATACATATCTCATGCATGCTGATTACTCAACGGAAAGTGAGACAAGCAGAACCTACACCAGGCCCTTCTCATACTTGCCTGTGAGTACTTATTACAGATAGTTAAGCTTATGAGGATtgactgtaatatttaatataaagatcaGTTTTAAATGGAACTGTCTCCAGTTATGAAATCTCTACAACAGTATGgaacattttaatgaatatttacaaaagtatcaAATTTCATTTGTGACATTACATGAACAAGCTGCTAGTGTGACTAAATAACTCACCAATTTTTTCTCAGAATGTTGTATAATTccataaaatctttataaaacttaatattgttttatatacaaataacaaaatggaatttattagtaattacaaTTCTGTTAAGGATATATACCACCTACTAAATCATTCACGTTaacatttcagaaaattataTTAGACATTTGTGGTGCTTTGCTTAGAGACAAGAGTATAACTGGTTGACATTGTTCATTGGGCCTCTTATACGATCAGTTGAACTCTGAGAGACAGTAAACAACAACGATACTAATACTATTATTGGTGtttcactaaatatgtatttatgttattatttgagtcaaaatttcttgttttatcattttcataatcaaaatctacttaattgaaaaactttaaaagCATTTTGCTTTAAATATTCAAGTGTTGACTATTACTTGTTGACACCAGgtactatttacactattatttacctAGCTAAAAgattgtttcaattatttaagaaaaagttcCACAATAgtttacaagttaaatataaaataaatgttaattaattttaaatatttttacacttcatattttttaaattttcatttagtcataaaactaattattttctgttctccatttattattgtaaagtgatattttcaaataaattgttaaaaaaacaactttttttcatttatgttgtGTAGCCAACACCAAGACCCCCAGAAAACGAAGACGGGGCATCATCATCAGATGAAAATCTGGAATCTAAGAGGATTTGGCTGTGGCAGCAATGGACGTACCGTATTAACGCAGCTATCAAGAAAATAGTCTACTTCTGCAAATCCCTTCCAGGTTAGATCAGGCGGATAgacaatgaataaattttaatatttcctttgttATTTCCGTTAATATGAGAAAACTCAGTGagatttcaaaactattatttcataattaattgctTTGCTATTCAAGTGTATTCTTGGTAATATAAGCACCACATTAGACTTTCTTTGTTTTCTtgcattaagttttaaaatgtatcttattCCTGTCATAAATAGTTCATATAGTTaactttttagttataaattgcAAGTGTGAATAATCGCAAATTATGaagtttatgtacaaaaataagttttttttaatttattaaaaaccaaggAAGTAACCAAAAATGAAGCCTCCGTCTTTCTGTGGATTATTCCACAATTCAACCTCAATTTTACCTCACCCACACTTTATAATCTTCTAGATCCACCCTGCTCTTTGGAAAAGCAGGTAATGGAGGGATAACATGAAAACAATGGTCTCCTTGCAGGTTTCTTCGATCAGCATAAGGATGACCAGATGCGTCTAATCAAATATGGTTTATTTGAGGTATGGTTGGTGGGAGCAGCTAGCCAAGTCACAGAATTTAGACTTCTCTTCATTGATGGAGCATTCATTAGTGAACAACAGATGGCGATTGTATTCGGTGTAAGTAACTTAGACatcatgcaaaataaattaacagagGATTAAGCTAAGCTAGGATATGATCCTATATAATTAAGAtggtattattattgtgtttccATTAAAATACTACACAAGCCTAATGATACTTTCTTTCAATTCTCAAACAatgtgtttaaactttttttattcataaagaaaGAGAATTATAGAATGCatataaaatgtactaaacatTTCATAATACACCATTTTAGGTATTTGGAATGgttttttagataattattatatttaaatcctaCGAGAACTTTTCAGTCGCCAAGAACTGTCTGTAATAATGCTGAAACAAATTCAAACTAGGTACAAAATTTGATCTTTTATGTACTTTAACTAAGTTCATTGACCAGCATCGTACGTGATTTTATTCCATTATGGCGGACATTTAAACTTTAGAAGAATTCataactccgttatttatgaaccaAGATAAAAACCTAAAACTGGTCTTGTGAAGGGAGATCAGCTTCTccttctaaaaaaaataaataaaaaaacaaaaaaagcttacaaaattttctcaacttttgttataaacactttttgtatttcaaacGATTTTCAATATATTGAGTACATATAGATCccataatatttcagttgtcacaaaatctacctacttcttccgactgagccggaagaaCTTGGTGGTTTTCTTTCTAGAAAGTCAATATGGTTtattcagattcagattctttattgtcattaggCAACAATGGTGTAATAGATATGATCAAATTGTTACAATTAAGGCCAATTATTACATCTTAAAAACTATTCGTACTCATACATCTGACAACATGGATTCaacaaaaacagtcaaaaaacaGGTGAAGTACAACATCATAacaaagattaaaacaaaaaaattaataagtagacacaaataataaatagaataatgaatacttaatactaattaaaatcttAAGTCACTAATATAACAGACCAGGTACTCATCAATGCTGTAAAAACACTTTTCTCTTAGCcatttgcttataataattttaaacctattattaGTAACTTCCCATACACGGTCGGGGTGCAGCCCTTCCTGAGGAACACCATATCCAACAACCGAAAACAGGTGTGCGTCACTGTCAAggcaacttattaaataatttaactatcatGTATATGTGGCTCATTGGTCAAGCATATATCTCTGCCTTGTATGATACCTATGCACATCTTGACggttttaataatcatttaaattttctttaacattcaGTACACAGTTATAAATACACATACATGGTAAGGtcataattttaagttctttaaaaatggTAAGCACAGATTCCTAtcacttacattttttataacctttacagctttcttttgccaTATAAAAACTCTGTGATTCACTACTGCCTCCCCAAAGTGTTATTATATCATTTAGTTATTATGAAAGAAAGCATAGTAGGCGGTTGTAAGAATAAACTTACACAATTTCTTAATTTACAGAGCAAAAAAACCACTCTtgataattttgtacaaagcttGTTGACATGACGACCAGCTAAGGGTACTATCCAAATATAACTAAGTAACTTTACCGGcctcaaattattatatattatttagagagaaatataattttttcagctTTGTTCTTGTTTACTGATAAATAGTTTGTCTGATACCATGAAAGTGCTATATCTTCGTAGTGTTCTTGCTCTTTTAtgagattattaatattatgagttttattaatgaatgttaTGTTGTCAgcatataaaatagaaaaacatggCCAACTGTAAGCAAAGTCATTAACtgcaaatataaatacaaaaagaccTAAGTACAGAATCTTGAGGGACTccaatatgtacatttataaactcAGATTTATCATTATCTTGAACAACCATTTGTTTCCTATCATTAAGGTATGACTTAAATAACTCTAATCTCTCATTTCTTATCCATACATATACAACCTTTTTAGAAGTATCTAACTCATTAGAAAGAGAATCAAATGCCTTTGACAAATCAATTATTGTGGTACATTCAAtacttttttcttcaaaattaaacaatatattttcaacaacttTTGCCACAGCCTTGATTGTACTGTATTTAGTCCTTGCAAAAACCAAACTGTTCCTCGCATAGGAGTGTGTTATGATGGAAAAAAGGTGTTAATTGCTCTTTTACACAGTACTCAAATATCTTACTAAATATAGGTGCAAGAGGtattggtctgtaattttctGGAGATTTTTTATCcccttttttaaagataggtattgttttttaactttaatagctacaattatatataaataaatatattaaaatatatttcttgtgtgcatgtgtatgtcactgaactcctcttAAACGGCTGGgccaattttaatgaaatgttttgtgtttcTTCAGGTGGATTCGACAATGGTTTAGATTttcaatttggtccaatttaaattgtttatttgattaatttttatttataaattattgttggttttggaatgttttacactGGATCCAACAGACTACGCTGCAACACGTAATataaagtgaactgatacttaacagctgttaacactctCAGGTGTAGTTCATAAAATAGAcagaaaatttgtatacatttaaattttaggaaaatattaaattattgtaaagtgcttgatcaatagtgtaatgcagattgcaaagatgaagttattattaaattttaaatttagattgtaccaatgatcaataaaccatttaatgcaatgtaaatactatttatacgCTGTTCTAAAGTACCTTAATGTAACAAAGctgtgaatttaaatttacacaacaAAAAGTGTAATTGGATATGGTTAGAtcgaaaattacttaaaatagccaaaagaagacactttatgatgcAAGTTTATTTTCgttcgtatatattttcttggccACAGCACAAGGAAAACTCTAaaatggtactggaaatatcttaggcagaagtgaattcaaacagacgaaatttgattctttataaccaattTAGTTTATCAAAACTTATCTATATAAAAGAAGTGTTCTGAATTACTTATCAATGCCTAGCAAAACCCATGAAAGATAGAGTTATGAAATTTGGTACTTACCTTCATATTGCGCCCTAGAGGATCACAACGATGTGAAAATTTCTATAAGAGATGCATTGtagcaaaaattttatttattaaacaaacctttcaaaatgtaatcaactgttctatttaaaaattataatattacagcacaaccatatttttaattaatttaagtaccattttaaatacattgatatttatagtcttgaaagcatagtcagcataaaaataacatcacttattatttcaatattttctgtaatcactTTTGGAGCACAGTGGTTATCCAGACAATGAAATTGATCAGCggttgattagtagtgtaatgcaggaaTTAAAGATAATGTTACTGTCTAGCTTTTTCTATAGATTTAAAGGCTTTTATGAAACCCAACTTAGATGTTTTTTATTAGAAGTAAACTGTCGGACCTTCATAGgctatgtgtatattttcttagCATCAAAAAAAACTCAACTGTGGCGTCAGAAATATCTTAGGCTAGATGGATATTACAATGGCTTCAAGTAGATGTTTATTACCGAATTAGTTTTCTCAGGCCTGTGTATGTATACACAAGGtattgagtgtgtgtgtgtgtgcgtgtgtgtgtgtgtttgcgcgTGTGTTTTTGTCGGggaaacaagacaaactcaaatATGGCACTAGAAGTATCTTGGACAGGATTAAACTACAGTGGctataattaaacactttttgacatattttatcgACCCCCTCAACTATGTAGAAAATATCATTCTTCTAAATCAGAAGCTCACCTAGACGCAGAGCCTAAAATAAGAGCCATTAGCAATTTTGCTTATCATTTGAAGTTATTAACCATGGACactaacataatatatacatCTAAGATAAGCTTACTTCCATTCCTAAATTACACAGAACCCCACCATGCATTATATCATTACTTGCTATTGTTTTTGGCTTAAAGATTCCTACTCACTGACCTAAAATAGTTccattgttactgaaatcatcaGAGCAAtccaataaattatcatggaatgctGGAGGTAAATTTGAATGTTACACAAACTCTTTTGCTCTACTAATTCAGTTTAAGA
The Homalodisca vitripennis isolate AUS2020 chromosome 1, UT_GWSS_2.1, whole genome shotgun sequence DNA segment above includes these coding regions:
- the LOC124364949 gene encoding ecdysone-induced protein 78C-like isoform X1, giving the protein MPPHSELYDLVHSTQGIRLLNWDNSPEDDMTVSSSNPDDSPPPREAMPATNDPEILRLYQIIEFVRDTYLMHADYSTESETSRTYTRPFSYLPPTPRPPENEDGASSSDENLESKRIWLWQQWTYRINAAIKKIVYFCKSLPGFFDQHKDDQMRLIKYGLFEVWLVGAASQVTEFRLLFIDGAFISEQQMAIVFGAEFATLFYHFANTLNTLSLNDTEIGLLAGIVLFSQRRDLDGPEIVEASRELLLKALRLLLSIRHPDEPEIETTLMQKISELEVLGVKYHSQLEWYRNNWHRITIPALFSEVFDIPHVQLLEETPDH
- the LOC124364949 gene encoding ecdysone-induced protein 78C-like isoform X2 produces the protein MPPHSELYDLVHCIRLLNWDNSPEDDMTVSSSNPDDSPPPREAMPATNDPEILRLYQIIEFVRDTYLMHADYSTESETSRTYTRPFSYLPPTPRPPENEDGASSSDENLESKRIWLWQQWTYRINAAIKKIVYFCKSLPGFFDQHKDDQMRLIKYGLFEVWLVGAASQVTEFRLLFIDGAFISEQQMAIVFGAEFATLFYHFANTLNTLSLNDTEIGLLAGIVLFSQRRDLDGPEIVEASRELLLKALRLLLSIRHPDEPEIETTLMQKISELEVLGVKYHSQLEWYRNNWHRITIPALFSEVFDIPHVQLLEETPDH